From Fusobacterium sp. DD2, the proteins below share one genomic window:
- a CDS encoding threonine/serine exporter family protein, producing MEKNFEFKVLNLAGDVGETLLKNGSEIYRVEYNVCRVAERFGYEGHCFATLTCLIITVENDEGEIRSLVRRVNSRTTNLDKVYKVALLVDDIDKYSMEEVKEKIREIDTEKSYTDIVDLAGHCIGASFFSILFLGTFHEFIGSFIAGLGIGIFTKICNKLEIGTFFTNLICGFVATLTACLLKQSGYIGGISTTIISALMILVPGVPFINSMRDIFAGDLVTGMSRLLEVVMVGTSIAVGSGVALNVFFRLGGIH from the coding sequence ATGGAAAAGAATTTTGAGTTTAAAGTTTTAAATTTAGCAGGTGATGTGGGTGAAACTTTGCTAAAAAATGGATCAGAAATATACAGAGTGGAGTATAATGTGTGCAGAGTTGCTGAGAGATTTGGGTATGAGGGACACTGCTTTGCAACTCTTACATGCCTGATTATTACTGTAGAAAATGATGAAGGAGAGATAAGATCTCTTGTAAGACGTGTTAATTCAAGAACTACCAATCTTGATAAAGTGTATAAGGTAGCACTTTTAGTAGATGATATTGATAAGTATAGCATGGAAGAGGTAAAAGAAAAAATAAGAGAGATAGATACTGAAAAATCATATACAGATATAGTGGATTTAGCCGGACATTGTATAGGAGCATCATTTTTTTCAATACTTTTTCTAGGTACTTTTCATGAATTTATAGGTTCTTTTATTGCAGGTCTTGGAATTGGTATTTTTACAAAAATCTGTAATAAACTTGAGATAGGGACATTTTTTACAAATCTCATATGTGGATTTGTAGCTACATTGACAGCATGTTTATTAAAGCAGAGTGGTTATATTGGTGGAATATCCACTACTATAATTTCAGCACTTATGATTTTGGTTCCTGGAGTACCTTTTATAAACTCTATGAGAGATATCTTTGCTGGAGACCTGGTTACTGGAATGTCAAGACTTCTTGAAGTAGTAATGGTAGGGACTTCTATAGCAGTGGGATCAGGAGTTGCATTAAATGTATTCTTTAGATTAGGAGGTATTCACTGA
- a CDS encoding threonine/serine exporter family protein translates to MYELYISNWIVQILAAILTSFGFGIIFKVKGKNLLHTGIAGGISWFFYLAGKELDFTVGVDYFLATLFLSLYAEIVARKMRTTVTAIMIPALIPLAPGGGIYYTMYNLIEKNYPMALEKGITTFIMAGAMAVGIFTAAHIMRISDKYRMKNGD, encoded by the coding sequence ATGTATGAACTATATATAAGTAACTGGATTGTACAGATATTAGCAGCGATACTTACCTCTTTTGGCTTTGGAATAATATTTAAAGTAAAGGGAAAAAATCTTCTTCATACAGGAATTGCTGGTGGGATAAGCTGGTTTTTCTATCTTGCTGGAAAAGAACTTGATTTTACAGTTGGAGTTGACTATTTTTTAGCCACTCTATTTCTGTCACTTTATGCTGAGATAGTAGCTAGAAAAATGAGAACTACTGTTACTGCAATTATGATTCCTGCTCTTATTCCTTTGGCACCAGGAGGGGGAATATACTACACTATGTATAATCTTATTGAGAAGAACTATCCAATGGCTTTGGAAAAGGGGATCACCACTTTTATAATGGCTGGAGCTATGGCAGTTGGAATATTTACTGCTGCTCATATTATGAGAATAAGTGATAAATATAGAATGAAAAATGGAGACTAA